A genomic stretch from Setaria viridis chromosome 1, Setaria_viridis_v4.0, whole genome shotgun sequence includes:
- the LOC117845222 gene encoding uncharacterized protein, which translates to MGRPYAVKGRKKKRKLEEAATSDAAPPAEEAEELPPPEEAGGEDKGEEGEGVAREEEEHAAVEGLPVVPRPVDGKRRPGAIFVLERACLEVGKVGKTMQILNSDDHANYLRKQNRNPADYRPDIIHQALLAIFDSPLTKAGRLQAVYVRTEKGVLFEIKPYVRMPRTFKRFCGLMSQLLQKLSITAVGKREKLLNVVKNPVTRYLPVGARKVGLSFSAEKSVNLFDYVAKSSDDEPLVFVVGAMAHGKIDKEYTDDYIQICNYPLSAACCLNRICSALEQKWNIQ; encoded by the exons atggggcgGCCGTACGCGGTGAAGGGGCGCAAGAAGAAGCGCAAGCTCGAGGAGGCGGCGACCTCGgacgccgccccgcccgccgaagaggcggaggagctgccgccgccggaggaggccggcggcgaggacaagggggaggagggggagggggtggcgcgggaggaggaggagcacgcggcggtggaggggctCCCGGTCGTGCCCAGGCCGGTGGACGGGAAGCGGCGGCCCGGCGCAATCTTCGTGCTCGAGAGGGCCTGCCTCGAGGTTGGCAAAGTCGGCAAG ACTATGCAAATCTTGAACTCAGATGATCATGCTAATTATTTGAGGAAGCAGAATCGCAATCCTGCTGACTATAGGCCTGATATCATTCATCAG GCTCTACTGGCAATATTTGACAGCCCTTTAACTAAAGCTGGAAGGTTACAAGCTGTTTATGTGAGGACTGAAAAGGGAGTATTGTTTGAAATCAAACCTTATGTCCGCATGCCACGAACATTTAAGCGTTTTTGTGGTTTAATGT CACAATTGTTGCAAAAGCTGAGCATTACAGCAGTTGGGAAGCGCGAGAAACTTCTTAATGTTGTTAAAAATCCTGTTACCCGCTATCTTCCTGTTGGTGCACGGAAAGTTG GCCTTTCATTTAGCGCTGAGAAGTCAGTCAACTTGTTTGACTATGTTGCTAAATCCAGTGATGATGAACCCCTTGTGTTTGTG GTTGGTGCCATGGCCCATGGAAAGATTGACAAGGAATACACAGATGACTACATCCAAA TTTGCAACTACCCTCTAAGTGCTGCCTGCTGTTTAAATCGGATATGTAGCGCACTGGAGCAGAAGTGGAACATCCAGTGA
- the LOC117854052 gene encoding LOW QUALITY PROTEIN: uncharacterized protein (The sequence of the model RefSeq protein was modified relative to this genomic sequence to represent the inferred CDS: inserted 2 bases in 1 codon), whose amino-acid sequence MELNSRHSQKGEDEDRLSMLPDDVLLSILGRVDIATAARTSAVSTRWKHLPWLLRELTIDVKDFLPTPHPNPVEAQHMDAAMASLTKAIRSLLGSPQREATIITRRLQLKLYLVNGYSDAVGPLLAEAIGTGSLKDLDLAILDEKEPVDCTSECMLHQACIVDGFFSACPSVIHCLTGLSLDNVCFAEWDMQHLLLDCCKQLRRLFLSNCDMGMFSAWKIQAPGSHLEVLEVGCCCLGKLEVLNLPKLERLCWDGWICPNAPLSLGVVPSLTELQLLCPANVTFQGFNLSDVXQDLTLSFQGENLWLRPEGKQLCSVLSRLRKLSLLDIFIEFDLLWMMVLLEAALSVEMFDVEIWEHPCIVDTEGRRQSYGERTSPWKVAEFATRKEWQLKEFQVIGFSPMEQQLTLIKAVMKRAPNLRTLVQKDYPSCVACEATGALPRTERLPKECVFPKGKDEQDVVVKQLTGETTNPHLQIIFVD is encoded by the exons ATGGAGTTGAATAGCAGACACAGTCAGAAAGGGGAGGATGAAGACAGGCTCAGCATGCTGCCTGACGACGTTTTACTGTCCATCTTGGGGAGAGTCGACATCGCCACGGCTGCAAGGACAAGTGCCGTGTCAACACGGTGGAAGCACCTGCCATGGCTGCTCCGCGAGCTCACCATCGACGTCAAAGACTTCTTGCCTACCCCACACCCGAACCCTGTCGAAGCCCAGCACATGGATGCCGCCATGGCATCCCTGACGAAAGCGATCAGGAGCCTCTTGGGCAGCCCTCAGAGAGAGGCTACCATTATCACAAGGCGGCTGCAACTCAAGCTCTATCTGGTCAACGGTTACTCAGACGCTGTTGGCCCTCTACTTGCTGAAGCAATTGGCACTGGCTCTCTCAAGGATCTAGACCTTGCCATTTTGGACGAGAAGGAGCCTGTTGACTGCACTAGTGAGTGCATGCTCCATCAAGCTTGCATCGTCGATGGCTTCTTCAGTGCCTGTCCTAGTGTGATCCACTGCCTCACAGGCCTCTCACTGGACAATGTCTGCTTTGCTGAATGGGACATGCAACACCTCCTGTTGGACTGTTGCAAGCAGCTGCGGCGTCTCTTCCTCTCCAACTGCGACATGGGAATGTTCTCGGCATGGAAGATACAGGCACCGGGCTCGCATCTTGAGGTGCTGGAAgtcggctgctgctgcttggggaAGCTTGAGGTGCTGAACCTTCCAAAGCTGGAACGCCTCTGTTGGGATGGCTGGATCTGTCCTAATGCCCCCTTATCACTTGGTGTTGTTCCATCTCTTACCGAATTGCAACTCTTATGTCCTGCAAATGTTACTTTTCAAGGGTTTAATTTGAGCGATGT ACAAGACCTGACACTAAGTTTCCAAGGAGAGAATCTTTGGTTGAGACCAGAAGGGAAGCAACTCTGCTCCGTGCTCAGTAGACTGAGGAAGCTGTCACTGCTCGACATATTCATCGAGTTTGATCTGTTATGGATGATGGTTCTTCTTGAAGCCGCGCTATCCGTCGAGATGTTTGATGTTGAGATATGGGAGCATCCTTGTATAGTGGATACCGAGGGAAGAAGGCAGAGTTATGGCGAAAGAACAAGTCCGTGGAAGGTGGCTGAGTTTGCAACCCGTAAAGAATGGCAGCTAAAAGAGTTCCAAGTCATTGGATTTTCCCCAATGGAACAGCAGCTTACCTTAATAAAGGCTGTGATGAAGCGAGCTCCCAACTTACGAACTCTTGTTCAAAAAGATTACCCGTCTTGTGTGGCTTGTGAGGCGACAGGTGCTCTTCCTCGGACTGAAAGATTGCCAAAAGAATGTGTATTCCCAAAGGGCAAGGATGAACAAGACGTTGTGGTCAAGCAACTCACTGGAGAGACCACCAACCCTCATCTTCAGATCATTTTTGTGGAttga